In the genome of Danaus plexippus chromosome 18 unlocalized genomic scaffold, MEX_DaPlex mxdp_20, whole genome shotgun sequence, the window ACATTCCAGCTATCCCCGCCCTGTgacaaaatgttaataaaatgctCATGGTTGGGTGTGATACAAGATTGCAATAAGCTGTTCAAAGTACATCTCACGGTGCGAGGTCACTGTTGTAGTTTCAACCACATCTCGGAACATCAGGATACCAACAGGTGAATGATATACAGAAAACGTTAAGGCTGAACAGGAAAACTTCCAGCTCGTTTGGGACAAGTAAATGCAATATCTACAAAACACAGACTAATGCTGAACAAACCGACAATAAACATATAGTTACAGAATTAAGAAGATTAGTATTaccattattcataataattgactaataaattgaaaaaaaggacagtgaaaataacttaaatgaatatatatatgttattccCAAAAAAGGCTGGAACTGTCTGTGCGATGTCAAGtagaatgatttaattaaagaaacagaaataatcaagcgtttaaatacaaaatatgaaatatttatcgatCGTAGTTGTTATCATACGATCATGCTTttaatacagataattaatagcaaaataatcaactaaatatagaatattttacaaagtaattagaaataaacaggttttgtataaaaagtgTGGTATTATGACACCACGGTATAAGTTTTCCTTCCTCAGATTTTACTGAAAAGATGTCTAGGGTTAAAAAGGAAGTTAGAAATGTTAATAGATTTATGGTTTAAAATCTCATCTAAATCTGAAATTCATAACAATTGGAAAGTGTATATGATAGCAGGAAATTAGTAGTGAGGATCcaattctaaattttaatatcagtcTGCTTATTTGGTTGTTACAATGCGGAATACgtaaaaaatgcaataaatgaaatgataGACACGCACAggaaacttatattaataaaaccttaagTACCTACCGCAGAGAAATTACGCAAATGAGTGAAAACAGATGCGACATGCGATAGCCAGACAAAGAagaaatagcaataaaaaacTCACTCGAATACCTCGCTATCTAATTgagtttattcattattaatacgAGTCTTGagaattttagtattttatttatgattgtttaaataacagaAATGGTTTTTGAACTGACGTAATCGgcgattttaaatgaaataaaatggaaaatattaaaaataggaaatcataatatagtattttctTCCTTAGTGCGATTTTATGatcaaaatatactaaattaatattataaaaacgctGATTTTAGATCCGAGATTGGTAAATTTCAAGCTGAGAGGCAAAGAGTACCGGGGATCCAGTATGGCTTAAACGTCATCCTGGACGCTATGATCGAAGACTACtcttattcattatataatatgaaagggTTTGAAGTGAGTCCTAAATATAATTCTCATCAGCACTTTCTATTCAtcaaataaacacaaatagtACAGGGTCGAACTTCCAAGCCATATTTAAAGTCAGTTTTAACGACTGTGTCATCTTTGGCGCagtagtttataatattaaattatagaaagAATGATAAAAGAAggttacaaagaaaaattaaaacataagttaatatatatcactttGTCAAtcatttgtcttttttttaaactacatatcTAGTTGAATTagcaaaaatttgtattacaaGATTTGTATCGacaaaaacaacaattaaaaTCGCAAAGGTCAGAAATCCAACTTTCAGtcccaaaaaattataaatttatcgatttacaaacatacaggCAAACTATATACACACTCTTTAAGCCACTAATAGGTGAAAGACGTGTCTGGTTTGACTTAGAATTTCACACTATTACTAGAAATTTTACAACTTCAACATACTAAAAGTCTAAATATTCGGTACTTAATGTCCACGTagacaaaatttatcaaacaacTTATATGACTTTTGGTAACGTAACGTTAGGTTACATTTTGTAGTGATGGACGTTATTTCGGCTCTTGTCAAAATAAGTGTTTATGCGTTTTAATGtgtatacagataatataattataaatatctccAGATATTCATCTTCGAATCGAGCCACTTCGGCGACCCTACAGGAGGTCgtgttatacaaaaaatcaCTCAACCAGACTACTTGtctttctttgaaatatactCTGTCAAGCAAACGGCTACCCCGGAAGTccggaaatataaaattggaaCCGTTAGTAATTAATCATttgattgtttaataaaaaaaaacaattggcccaatttaaaataacttaatccAAAACtctaaaaatcatatttgtagtttaattaaaaacaagattgttatataaaattgtgaagtaataaaatgtaaaaaaaaaatactttcatatttttctagCGCAAATGTTATTTTCAAGACGAACTTAAGAAACAATTCAAAGGTTTATACTCATACAGCCAATGCATTATGAATTGTCGAATAAAAGCTGTTCAATCTTTGTGCAAATGCACCCCGTACTATTATAAGGATAGCAAAAACCAAGATATGCCTGTTTGCACCATACAACACCTAAGatgtttaaacaaacatatggGTAAGATATTTCTGATACCATTCCtataggtataaaatatatttcttaaataaaaaaaaatctatatttccGAACAGAAAAATTTATCTATCTATATCCTAAGAATGCCGAAAGTAATGAAGGACTAGACGAAGAAATACAGAATGCCTTAAGATGTTTACATTGTCTGCCAGACTGCGAAGTAACGAGACATTTCACAAAACAGTCTAGGATAGAATTAACACGCttggacaaaaataaaaagtttttaaatttttatttgtaagttacTGTATGTCCATCTTAATAGTATAAATGTAACCAAACATCAAACTTGTAATATTCTTGCTTATGGCCTAAGTAACAAGTAAATTCagtagttatttaatattattacagaaaaggaataaatatgtcaaacAAAGGGTTGGTGACCATTTACCAAGGAAAAGGAACCGGTGTTCTTACTCGACTTGATATTGTATCGTACTGGTACGAAATAGTAAGTGAGTATATTTCTTCTTTCTATGTAAATATCGTGAACActcatgttaaataaattcaatcttGAATAATGTTCATTTTTCAGGCAACATTGGGGGATTTTGTAGCATTCTAGTCGGATTAT includes:
- the LOC116773218 gene encoding sodium channel protein Nach-like — translated: MNSKIWWREYRRRKRVSDARDFSTESILRKTFKATVKDYIDNCSLSGLKQVCEPNTCITQRIIRIFFFCVMLAGVFYFLQYLWYGNISKPLIIVMDSSTYPISSIDFPAVTICNFNRISKMALENYVQKFQQRSNRRKDAKGIREQLLQLGRLIDYSYNKTLLNGKFQSFEENLENYDGVVEIMKELSPPCDKMLIKCSWLGVIQDCNKLFKVHLTVRGHCCSFNHISEHQDTNRSEIGKFQAERQRVPGIQYGLNVILDAMIEDYSYSLYNMKGFEIFIFESSHFGDPTGGRVIQKITQPDYLSFFEIYSVKQTATPEVRKYKIGTRKCYFQDELKKQFKGLYSYSQCIMNCRIKAVQSLCKCTPYYYKDSKNQDMPVCTIQHLRCLNKHMEKFIYLYPKNAESNEGLDEEIQNALRCLHCLPDCEVTRHFTKQSRIELTRLDKNKKFLNFYLKGINMSNKGLVTIYQGKGTGVLTRLDIVSYWYEIVSNIGGFCSILVGLSTIGVLEILYFFVFRFYINLYRFYVNRK